The genomic segment GCCGATCAGCGCTTCGAACTGGACTTCGCGCGTGCTGTCGTGGCGCGGATCGCGGAACACTGCACGCCGCGAATCGAAGTTCACCGCGTCCAGGCCGGCATCGAAATGCAGCCGCGCGCCGGCGGCCTCCGCCAGATCCAGCAGCACGATGTTGAGATCGCCGCGATGCACCGACCAGATGACTTCGTCGTCGTCGCGGCCGTAGCGCTGCAGCACCGGCTCGGTGTCGCCGACGTGGACCATGCGGCCGCGCATCATGATCGCGTGGTGCATCACCGCATCATCCGCATCGGCGGCGCGCAGCGCGTGCCGGCCGCGTTCCGCCAGCGCCAGATTTATCGAGCGGCCGCCGCCGTAGCCCTGCACGCGCGGATCGCCGCGCTTCTCGTAGAGATCCACGTCCCAGCCACGTCGCCGCAGCAGGATGCCGAGCAGGGCGCCGGCCAGGCCTGCACCGATGATCGTCAGATGGCGTGCGGGTGCCGTCACGCGTCGCGCCACCGCGCCACGGTGCGCACGAAGCGCAGCACGTCGGCGTGGGTGTTGTAGAGCGGCGCGGGCGAAATGCGGATCACGTCGGGCTCGCGCCAGTCGCCGAGCACGCCGTTGTCGGACAGGTATTCGAACAACGCGCGGCCCTGCTCGCGACCGCCGCGCACGCGCAGCGACAGCTGGGCGCCGCGACGTGCGACGTCACGCGGCGTGGCGATATCGAGCACGTCGTCGAGCTGGCTGCGGATCAACGTTTCCAGATAGCCGGTCAGCGTTTCCGACTTCGCACGCAGCGCCGGCATGCCGGCTTCAGTGAACAGGTCCAGTGACGCGCGCAGCGGTGCGAGGCCGAGGATCGGCGGATTGCTGAGCTGCCAGCCTTCGGCGCCCGGCGTGGGCTGGAAATCCGGCCCCATGCGGAAACGCGTCGCCGCGTCGTGCCCCCACCAGCCGGCAAAGCGCGGGCGGTCGGTCTGCGCATGACGCGCGTGCACGAATGCGCCGGCCACCGCGCCCGGCCCGCTGTTGAGGTACTTGTAGTGGCACCACACGGCGAAGTCGGCATTGCTGTCGTGCAGCTGCAGCGGCAGGTTGCCGGCGGCATGCGCGAGATCGAAACCGACGACCGCGCCTGCGGCATGACCCAGCCGCACGATCTCCGCCAGATCGAAGGCTTCGCCGGTGCGGTACTGCACGCCCGGCCACAGCACCAGTGCAACGCGGTGACCGTGTTGTTCCAGGGCGGCAGCGATCGCGTCCGTGCCGAACAGGCCGTCCGCGCCGGGCTGCACTTCGATCAGATCGGTGTCGGGGTCGAAACCGTGGAAGCGCACCTGCGATTCGAGTGCGTAGCGATCGGACGGAAACGCGCCGGCCTCCATCAGGATCGCCGGACGCTCGGCGGTCGGGCGGTAGAAGCCGACCATCAGGAAATGCAGGTTCGCGGTCAGCGAGTTCATCGCGACCACTTCCTCGGGCTGCGCGCCAACGATCTCCGCCAGCTGTGCACCGACCAGGCCGTGGTAGGTCATCCACTGCGAGCTGCCGCGGAAGTGGCCTTCGACCGCTTCCATCGCCCACTTGTCGAGCACGTCTTCGACCTGCGCGCGCGCGCCGCGCGGCTGCAGCCCGAGCGAGTTGCCGACGAAGTACGCCTGCTCCACATCGCCGAAACGCGGCAGATGGAACTGCGCGCGGAAGCGCTGCAGAGGATCGGCGGCGTCGGCAGTCGCGGCGTAGTCGTCTGTGAAGAAATCGCTCATGCGTGGGTCTCCGGCACCACGCTGCGCGTGTGCGTGCTCTTGATATAGGTGGCTGCCTGCAGTTCAACCACCTCGACACACAGCTGGCAGTGCAGGTCGAGTGCGGG from the Luteimonas fraxinea genome contains:
- the kynU gene encoding kynureninase; translated protein: MSDFFTDDYAATADAADPLQRFRAQFHLPRFGDVEQAYFVGNSLGLQPRGARAQVEDVLDKWAMEAVEGHFRGSSQWMTYHGLVGAQLAEIVGAQPEEVVAMNSLTANLHFLMVGFYRPTAERPAILMEAGAFPSDRYALESQVRFHGFDPDTDLIEVQPGADGLFGTDAIAAALEQHGHRVALVLWPGVQYRTGEAFDLAEIVRLGHAAGAVVGFDLAHAAGNLPLQLHDSNADFAVWCHYKYLNSGPGAVAGAFVHARHAQTDRPRFAGWWGHDAATRFRMGPDFQPTPGAEGWQLSNPPILGLAPLRASLDLFTEAGMPALRAKSETLTGYLETLIRSQLDDVLDIATPRDVARRGAQLSLRVRGGREQGRALFEYLSDNGVLGDWREPDVIRISPAPLYNTHADVLRFVRTVARWRDA